Part of the Thermococcus sp. 18S1 genome, GGTACCTCTCAAACCCTGCAAGGGGTGGTAGCAAATGAAGAGAAGAACCAGGAACCTTCTTCTCAACTGGAGGATAATCCTGCTCATCCTGTTCCTCGTGGGCTCGGTGGCCACCCTGGCCTTCAAGCCCCTGACGTATGGAATCGACATATCCGGTGGTGTCGCCCTCGTCGCCCAGACGGAGCACCCCGTTGACAGCGATACGATGCAGCTCGTTGTCAGCTCGCTCCAGAAGAGGCTTAACACCCTCGGACTGAGGGACATCACCGTCGAGGCGCAGGGAGACCAGATAGTGCTTATCAAGGTCGCTAACGTGAGCACCGCGGAGGAGGCCAACCAGATAAAGTCCGTCATCGAGAGTCAGGGTGTATTCTACATGGAGTTCACCGGAACCGTGTTCGGAACCGGCGAGGATGTTGAGTACGTTGGAATATATCAAATAAAGCCCGACAACAGCTGGGCCGTTCCGTTCAGGATTTCGAAATCCGCCGCCGAGAAATTTGCCGAGCTCGCCTACGGTAAGAAGGGCTGGCCCGTTGACATGTTCCTTGATCCCCCGGTCAACTCCCTGATGGTGGTGCCGGACTCTGTTTACAGGCTCATGAACAGCACGGACTTCAACGCAGAGGCCCCGAACGCCCCGACCCTCATGGAGAGGATCGGCAAGGCCTTCAACGTAACCGTCGTCGCCTACGCCAACCAGAGTGCCGACGAGATAGCTAAACTCGCGGAGGGCAAGGATAAGATAGTTCTCGTCGATGTCCCGCAGGACCTGCAGACCCAGCTCGAGGGAATGAACATCACTGTCCGCTACGTTCCGAGGGCCCAGGGTGAGAGTGATCACGCGCTCATAGTGAGGGTTCTCGGGCTTTACGGTCCCTACTCCCTCGGTGAGGGTCTCACGGTCGGTGAACCCCAGCAGGACGTTCAGATCACCGGAGCCGCCCCGGACAGGCTCACCGCCGAGCAGGAGGCCAGCACGATCTACACCGTTCTCAAGAGCGGTTCGCTCCCGGTCAAGCTCAACGTCGTCGGCATGGAGTTCATATCCCCGCGCCTCGGGGAGAACTTCAGGACCCAGGCCCTCTACGCGGGTCTCGCCGCCCTGATAGCGGTGCTCCTCATAGTGTACTTCCACTACAGGAACTGGAGAATCGCTATACCCGTCGCGAGCACCAGCCTCTTTGAGGTCATAATAATCCTCGGCTTCGCCGCGCTCATAAACTGGAACCTCGACCTCCCGAGCATCGCGGGTATCATCGCGGCGATCGGTACCGGCGTTGATCAGCAGATAGTCATAACCGACGAGCTGCTCAGCGGCGAGAAGACCACGAGGATAACCAGGCGCGCCAGCGTTCTCAGGAGGATGGGAAGGGCGTTCTTCGTCATCTTCGCATCAGCGGCGACGACCATAGCGGCCATGAGCTTCCTGCTGGTTTACTTCGTCGGAACTCTCAAGGGATTCGCCTTCACCACGATACTCGGCGTCCTCATTGGAATCCTCGTCACCAGGCCGGCCTACGCTGAAATAGCCAAATACCTGCTCGGTGAGGACTGATGTTCGTCGTGATAATGGGTGCCGGAAGGGTCGGCTACCTCGTGGCCAAAATGCTGGAGGAGGAGGGGCACGACGTCACCATAATCGAGATGGACAAGGCGAGGGCCAAGGAGCTCTCCCTCCTCATCAACGGCCTGGTTATTGAGGGAGACGCGACCGACCCGAAGACCCTCGAGGAGGCCAACATCAAGCAGGCGGACGCCTTCGCGGCTCTGACCGGCAAGGACGACGCCAACCTGCTGGCCTGCATACTGGCGAAGCACCTGAATCCCAAGGTGAAAACCTCCCTCAGACTGGGAAACCCCAAGAACAGGCGCATATTCGAGGAGGTAACCGACCTCAAGCGCTACTTCGACTTCGTCATCAGTCCTGAGGAGATAGCGGCTGAGTACATAAGCAGGAACATAGTCACTCCGGGCTTCGACCGCGTCCTCTTCCCGAAGGAGGGCGCCGAGATAGTACGCTTTACCATCGACGAAAACAGCGAGATAGCGGGCAAGTACGTTCGCGACCTCAAACTGCCCAGGGACGCCCTCATGATAGCCGTTTACGACGAGAAGGGCAACCTGATAATCCCGTCCGGCGACACGAAGCTCCCTGAGAAGGGTCAGGTCATAGTCTTCGCCAAGAACAACATACTGGACAACGTGAAGGGTCTCCTCGAGAGAAGAAAACCCAACAATGAAAGTTAATATGACATTTTTTTCAACTTTCATGTCCATTTCTGTTCTTTCCTCGTCATATCTTTGGTGCAGGGGCCAAAAACTATTTAAACCGGTTAGGGAAGCCAAAAGCGACGTGTGAGGAAACCTGTTTTCAGGGTCATTGGGGGGCTAATCATGGAGGACGTCATCAAGCAGATTGTTGATGCAGAGAAGCAGGCCGAGGCACGCATTGAAAAGGCCAAAGAGGACGCCAGGGAGATAGTGCTTAAGGCCCGCGAGGAGGCCAAGCTTCTCGAGAGGGAGATAATACAGAACGCTGAGGCTCAGGCGGAAGCCCTCGTCGAGAAGGCCCGTGCCGAAGGCGAGGAGGAGGCCAAAAAGGTCCTTGAGGAGGGCAACGCTGAGATTGAGGAGCTCAAGGTGAAGGCTACCAACAACTTTGAGAGGGCCATCTCGGCTGGTATAGCACTCGTGAGAGGGAGCTGACGATGTTCAAGCCTGAAGAGATGGTCAAAATAGAGGTTATCACGCTCAACCGCTACAAGGATAGTCTTCTCACGTACCTCCACGAGAACGGCGTGATCGAGATAAGGGAGCTTGACGTCAAGGTCGCCCAGAAGGACTCGCCGAACGAGTACCACAGGAAGGCCGCCTCGTACAGCATAACCATATCCAGGCTCGTTGATTTTCTCAAGGCGTATAAGAAGCAGAGCGGTGGGGGCATAAAGGAGTTCATCTTCCCGAGTGAGAGGGCGAAGAAGAAGTACAGGTACGAGGGCATAGAGAAGCTCATCAAGGACGTTGAGGCGTTCCTGGCCACCGTAGAGCCGGAGATAAAGGCCGTCGAGGGCAAGATAACCTCCACCCAGACCGAGATTGAGAGGATAAAGAACGACATCGCGATTCTTGAGCTGCTCTCCGCGCTCAACCTCGACGTCTCATACCTCAAATCGACCGGCATGCTCGAGATAATCGTTGGAACCGTTGACAGGAACAAGTTCAGGCCCCTCGTCGAGGAGGTCGAGAAGGCCACGGAGGGAAGGGCCGTCGTCGTCTCCAAGGAGTTCAAGGACAAGATTCTGGCGGTCTTCGCTTTCCTCAAGCGCGACTACGAGAAGGCCAACCCGATACTCGCCAAGTACTCCCTCGAGAGGCTCGAGGTTCCAGAGGGTGAGGGAACGCCGAGGGAGCTCATATCGGTTTACGAGGAGAAGCTCAGGAAGAAGGAGGGAGAGCTTGAGAGCGCCAAGAAGGACGCCGAGATGCTGGCAGAGAAGTACTACGACGACGTCGTCTTCTACCAGGAGCTGATGGAGAACGAGCGCGACAAGTCAACCGTGCTTCCGATGCTCGCCAGAACCAATATGACCTTCGCTTTAACCGGATGGCTCCCCAGGGCCGACGTGCCGAAGGTTCTCGAGGGGATAAAGAAGGTCACCGAGAACAAGGCCTACATAAACGTCCGCGAGCCGAGTGCGGAGGAGCTCGACGAGATTCCGATAAAGCTCAGGAACCCCGGATGGGCCAGGCCCTTCGAGATGCTCACCGAGATGTACGGCGTTCCCAAGTACGACGAGATAGACCCGACTCCGATAATAACCTTCACGTACTCGTTCTTCTTCGGATTCATGCTCACAGACTTCATGTACGGTCTCATAATAGCCATAATAGCGGCGCTCCTCGTCAAGGGGCACAAGAAGTTCAACGACGGCACATACAAGTTCTCATACACCCTGCTCATCAGTTCGTTCTTCACCATGATAATGGGCGCCATCTTCGGTAGCTACTTCGGCAACGCCCTTGACCTCGCTGGATTTACCGTTCCGCGCGTCTGGGACACCTTCCAGGACGCCCTCGTTGTGCTCCAGCTCGCCCTCGCGATAGGAATAGCCCACCTGTTCCTGGGTTACACCCTCGGCTTCGTGGTCAAGTTCAAGAACGGCGACAGGAAGGGGGCTGTGCTCGACCAGCTGTCCTGGATGCTCATAATACTCGGAATAGTGACCCTCGTCCTTGGAACCAACAGCCCGAGCGCCGGAACCGTCGGCAAGGCCCTCTTTGGAATCGGCCTGGTGCTCTTCGCGATAGGGGAGATAGTCAACAACGGTGGGCTGGCGGTACTGCTGATAATCTCGGACTTCTTCGGCTTCGTGGGAAGCTGGCTCAGCTACGCCAGGCTGATGGCGCTGGCCCTGGCGACGGCAGGAATAGCGATGGTCATCAACATCCTCGTGCAGATGGTCTGGGGCGTGAGCATAGGCCCCGTTCCGATAGGCATAATCATAGGTCTCATACTCTTTGCCGGCGGCCAGCTGTTTTCGGTCGCCATCAACGCCCTCGGAGCGTTCGTCCACTCGCTCCGTCTCCAGTACGTTGAGTTTTTCGGTACGTTCTATTCAGGTGAAGGTAAACCCTTCGAGCCCTTCAGGGCAAAAAGAGAAGTGTCTGAGTTGGAGTTTGAAGCTTAAGGAGGTGCATGAAAGATGGACCCGATAGTTTACGTATCCCTTGGTGCGGCCCTTGCGGCCGGTCTCGCCGGAGCCGCTTCGGCCTTCGGTGTTGGTATAGCAGGTGCAGCAGCGGCAGGAGTCGTCGCCGAGGATGAGAAGAACTTCAAGAACGCCCTCATCCTTGAGGGTCTCCCAATGACCCAGAGTATATACGGCCTCATTACCCTGTTCCTCATCCTGATGGTCTCGGGAATCCTCGGTGGCGGCTTCAAGTTCACCGACCCGAGCAACATGGACAACATCGTTAAGAGCGCCATACTCCTCGGTGCCGGTCTCGTGGTTGGTCTCACCGGCCTCTCGGCCATCCCGCAGGGTATCATCGCCAGCGCCGGTATCGGTGCCGTCGCCAAGAACCCGAAGACCTTCACCCAGGGAATCATCTTCGCCGCTATGGCCGAGACCATGGCCATCTTCGGTCTCGTCGGTGCCCTGATTATGATAGTTACCGGAGTCGGCTTCTGACTCCGTCCAAAACTTTCTTTATAGCAGCGAGGAGGAAGGAGGATGGATGGAGCAGAGCTGATCATTCAGGAGATAAACAGGGAAGCGGAGCAGAAGATACAGTACATCCTCAGTGAGGCCCAGAAGGAAGCGGAGCAGATCAAGGAGGAAGCGAGGAAGAGGGCCGAGGCCAGGGCCGAGTGGATAATGAGGAAGGCCCAGACCCAGGCAGAGATAGAGAAGCAGAGGATAGTAGCCAACGCCCGCCTCGAGGTCAGGAAGAAGAGGCTCGCCGTTCAGGAGGAGCTCATCCAGGAGGTCATCACCGCGCTTCGTGAGAGGCTTGCGGAGCTTCCCGACGAGGAGTACTTCCCGATGCTCGTTGACCTTGCGGTTCAGGCTGTTGGGGAGCTCGGTTCCGAGAGCGTCGTCGTTCGCTCCAACGAGAGGACTCTGAAGCTCCTCTCGGAGAGGGCCGATGAGTTCAGAAAAGCCCTCGGCGAGAGGCTCGGCAGGGAGATCGAGGTAAGCCTCGGGGAGCCTGTCGGCACCATAGGCGGCCTCGTCGTTGAGACCCCCGACGGCGCGGTTAGGGTTGACAACACCTTCGAGGCCAGGATAGAGAGGTTTGAAGGCGAGCTCAGGGCGGAAATAGCCAAGGCTCTCTTCGGGTGAGGGCGATGGAACCAGGAGCGGTGAGCGGAATACTGGACACTACCCTCGCAGTGGTGTTCACGTGGGTGGGATACAAAACGGCCAGGATAATCTGGAAATACACCCCCTACTCATACCCCAACGCCAGGATAAGGGCGATGGAGGCAAAGCTCCTCACCGAGCAGAGATTCAACGAGCTGGCGGAGAGCAGGACGCTCCAGAACTTCGTCGTCGGTCTTGAGGACACGGAATACAGGGATTACTTCGCCGATCTCTCCAGCTACGACGTTGAATCGATAGAGAGGGCCCTGGAGAGAGCCCTGGCCGGAACATACGAGCTGATGATTAAAATCCTCCCGAAGAGGTCCGCCCCCTTCTTCAGGCTCATGCTTGAGGAGTGGGACGTCAGGAACGTGGCGAGCGTCGTCAAGGCCAAGCTGGCGGGGGAGCCGGCGGCCGACTACGTCATAGAAATCGGAACCATGCTCCCGAAGATCAAGGCCATCGCAGGGGCCAAGACCATGGAGGAGATACTCGTCGTGCTCGAGGGCACCCCCTACGAGGAGCCCTACCAGAAGCTCATCCTCGGGGAGATAACCCCCAGGGAGTTCGAGACCGAACTCTACAGGATGCACTACGGCAAGCTGCTCAGCTATGCCCTCTCCAGAAAGGAGGATGAACGCGTCATCCTCGAGGAGTTCGTCAGGCTGAAGATAGACAAGCTGAACATCCTCACCGTCCTCAGGGCCAAGGCCGCTGGAATGTCCGCCGAGGATATCAGGCCCATGCTCATACCCGGCGGAAGCGTCAGGCTCGACCCGCTCCTGCACGTGGACGACCTCAGCATGGCACTGGCCGAGCTTGACTCCACCAAGTACGGCCCGGTCATCAGGGACGTCAGGGAGGAGGTCGAGAGGGACCTGAGCGTCCTCGAGAGGGCCCTTGAGAGGCACATCCTAACTCGGGTGAACGAGCTCAACAGGTTCTACCCGCTCAGCGTGGCCGCGCCGCTCGGCTACGTCATTCAGAAGGAGCGCGAGGTCAGGAAGCTCAGGGCCATAGCCAAGCTCATCAGCGACGGCCTCGAGCCAGAGAGGATAAAGGAGATGGCGGGTGATGCCGCATGAAGATAGCCGTGCTCGGGGACAAGGATACGGCGCTGGGGTTCAGGCTCGCCGGCGCCCATGAGGTTTATTCCTTTGAGGACACGCCTCTGGAGATTGAGAGGCTCAGGAACAAGCTCAGGGAGCTTATCGAGAGGGGCGACGTGGGAATAATACTCATAACCGAGAGGTTCGCCCAGAGGGTTGAGATACCCGAGGTTACGCTTCCGATCATCCTTCAGGTGCCGGACAAGTCCGGCTCTAGGTTCGGCGAAGAGGCGATTAAGGAGATAGTTAGGAGGGCAATTGGTGTTGAGCTGAAGAGGTGAAAGGAAATAGGAAGGATAATTCGTGTTACGGGTCCCCTGGTCGTCGCCGACGAGATGAAGGGCTCCAAGATGTACGAGGTCGTTCGCGTCGGCGAAATGGGTCTCATAGGAGAAATCATTCGCCTTGAGGGTGACAGGGCTGTTATCCAGGTCTACGAGGAGACCGCAGGTATAAGGCCGGGTGAGCCGGTCGAGGGAACCGGTGCCTCCCTGAGTGTTGAGCTCGGTCCCGGACTGCTCACCGCAATGTACGACGGAATTCAGAGGCCGCTCGAGGCCCTCAGGGACCTCAGCGGAGACTTCATAGCCAGGGGTCTCACCGCCCCGGCCCTTCCGAGGGACAAGAAGTGGCACTTCACGCCCAGGGTCAAGGTCGGTGACAAAGTCGTTGGCGGCGACGTGCTCGGTGTCGTTCCGGAGACGAGCATCATCGAGCACAAGATACTCGTTCCCCCGTGGGTCGAGGGAGAGATCGTTGAGATAGCCGAGGAGGGCGACTACACCGTCGAGGAGGTCATAGCCAAGGTCAAGAAGCCGGACGGGAGCATCGAGGAGCTCAAGATGTACCACCGCTGGCCCGTCCGTGTTAAGAGGCCCTACAAGAACAAGCTCCCGCCGGAGGTTCCGCTCATCACCGGACAGAGGACCATAGACACCTTCTTCAGCCAGGCCAAGGGTGGAACCGCCGCCATTCCCGGCCCGTTCGGAAGTGGAAAGACCGTTACCCAGCACCAGCTCGCCAAGTGGAGTGACGCCCAGATAGTTGTTTACATAGGCTGCGGTGAGCGCGGAAACGAGATGACCGACGTTCTTGAGGAGTTCCCCAAGCTCAAGGACCCGAAGACCGGAAAGCCGCTCATGGAGAGGACGGTTCTCATAGCCAACACCTCGAACATGCCGGTCGCGGCCAGGGAGGCTTCAATCTACACCGGAATCACCATCGCCGAGTACTTCCGCGACCAGGGCTACGATGTGGCTCTCATGGCCGACTCGACGAGCAGGTGGGCCGAGGCGCTCCGTGAGATTTCGGGCCGTCTCGAGGAGATGCCCGGTGAGGAGGGTTATCCAGCTTATCTCGCGAGCAAGATAGCGGAGTTCTACGAGAGGGCTGGACGTGTCGTGACCCTCGGAAGCGAGGAGAGGGTAGGAAGCGTTTCGGTCATAGGTGCCGTTTCACCGCCCGGTGGAGACTTCAGTGAGCCGGTCGTCCAGAACACCCTCCGTGTCGTCAAGGTCTTCTGGGCGCTCGACGCCGACTTGGCGAGGAGGAGGCACTTCCCGGCCATCAACTGGCTCAGGAGCTACTCGCTCTACGTGGACTCCATCAAGGACTGGTGGCACCAGAACGTTGATCCGGAATGGAAAGCCATGCGCGACAGGGCCATGGAGCTCCTCCAGAAGGAGGCCGAGCTCCAGGAGATAGTCAGAATCGTCGGTCCGGACGCCCTCCCGGACAGGGAGAAAGCTGTGCTCATCGTCACCAGGATGATACGTGAGGATTACCTCCAGCAGGACGCCTTCGACGAGGTTGACACCTACTGCCCGCCGAAGAAGCAGGTCACTATGCTCAGGGTTATCCTCAACTTCTACGACAGGACCATGGAGGCCGTGGACAGGGGCGTTCCGGTTGACGAGATAGCCAAGCTCCCGGTCAGGGAGAAGATAGGCCGTATGAAATACGAACCCGAGATTGAGAACGTCAGGGCCCTCATTGATGAGACGAACGCTCAGTTTGAGGAGCTCTTCAAGAGGTACGGGGCGTGATGTCGATGCCGGGAATGGAGTACTCAACCGTTAGCAAGATTTACGGACCGCTCATGATAGTCCAGGGCGTCAAGGGCGTCGCCTACGGTGAGGTCGTTGAGATAGAAACCGATAGGGGCGAGAAGAGGAAGGGTCAGGTCCTCGAGGCCAGACAGGACATGGCCATCGTTCAGGTCTTCGAGGGAACGCGCGACCTCGACGTCAAGACGACCCGCGTCCGCTTCACCGGAGAGACCCTCAAGGTCCCGGTCAGCATGGACATGCTCGGAAGGATATTCAACGGTATCGGAAAGCCCATCGACGGCGGACCTGAGATCATTCCGGAGGACAGGAGAGACGTCCACGGTGCACCGCTCAACCCGGTCGCCCGTGCCTACCCGAGGGACTTCATCCAGACTGGTGTCTCTGCCATAGACGGAATGAACACCCTCATCCGCGGTCAGAAGCTGCCCATCTTCAGCGGTTCCGGATTGCCGCACAACATGCTCGCGGCCCAGATAGCCAGGCAGGCCAAGGTCCTCGGTGAGGAGGAGCAGTTCGCCGTCGTCTTCGCGGCCATGGGTATCACCTACGAGGAAGCCAATTTCTTCAAGAAGAGCTTCGAGGAGACCGGTGCTATCGAGAGAGCCGTGCTCTTCCTCAACCTCGCCGACGACCCGGCCATCGAGCGTATCATCACCCCGCGTATGGCGCTGACGGTTGCCGAGTACCTCGCCTTCGACTACGACATGCAGGTGCTCGTCATCCTCACGGACATGACCAACTACGCGGAAGCTCTGCGTGAGATTTCAGCGGCACGTGAGGAGGTTCCGGGCAGGCGTGGTTATCCGGGTTACATGTACACCGACCTCGCCACCATCTACGAGCGTGCCGGCCGTGTCAGGGGCAGGAAGGGTTCCATCACCCAGGTGCCCATCCTGACGATGCCGGACGACGACATAACCCACCCGATTCCGGACCTGACCGGATACATCACCGAGGGCCAGATAGTCCTCAGCAGGGACCTTCACAGGAAGGGTATCTACCCGCCCATTGACGTCCTTCCGTCGCTCAGCCGTCTGATGAAGGACGGTATCGGTAAGGGCATGACCCGTGACGACCACCCGCAGCTCAGCCAGCAGCTCTACGCGGCCTACGCAGAGGGACGCTCCCTGAGAGACCTCGTCGCCGTCGTTGGTGAAGAGGCTTTAAGCGAGACCGACAGGAAGTACCTCAAGTTCGCCGAGCGCTTCGAGAAGGAGTTCGTCGCCCAGCGCTACGACGAGGACAGGAGCATCGAGGAGACCCTCGACCTCGGCTGGGAGCTCCTTGCCGAGCTTCCGGAGAGCGAGCTCAAGCGTGTCAGGAAGGAGTACATCCTCAAGTACCACCCCAAGTACAGGAAGAGGGAGGGCTGACCTCCCCTCAATCTTTAGGTGGTCGAGATGGCAGAGCTGCTCAACGTCAAGCCCACCCGTATGGAGCTCCTGAACCTCAAGAGGCGCATTAAGCTGGCCAAGAAGGGCCACAAGCTCCTCAAGGACAAGCAGGACGCGCTCATCATGGAGTTCTTCACGATATACGATGAGGCGCTCCAGCTCAGGGAGGAGCTTGGGAGGAAAATGGACGAGGCTTTCAGGGCCCTTCAGGCGGCGGAGATAGACGTGGGAATGCTCCGCCTCAAGGAGATAAGCCTCAGCGTCGAGCCCAATAGGGAGGTCGAGATAAAGAGGAGGAACGTCATGGGCGTCCCGGTTCCGCTCATCGAGGCGGAGTCCTTCAGAAGGGGCACGAACGAGCGCGGCTACGCCTTCGTCTCCAGCTCCGCGAAGGTCGACCTTGCCGCCGGGAAGTTCGAGGAGGTTCTCGACCTTGCCGTTCGCCTCGCCGAGGTTGAGGAGACGCTCAAGAGGCTCGCGAGGGAGATAGAGGTCACCAAGAGGCGCGTCAATGCCCTCGAGTACATCATAATCCCGCGCATGGAAGCTACCGTCAAGTTCATCAAGCAGCGCCTCGACGAGATGGAGCGCGAGAACTTCTTCAGGCTCAAGAGGGTTAAGGCGTTAATCGAGGCCAGAAACCAGGCCGAGGGCTCCTGAGGCAACAACCTTTTATTTCCAGTTCCCCTTTTCTCTTCGGTGATGACATGACTGAGAAGCTGTTCTATGCCGACGCTTACCGCAGAGAGGCCGAGGCGATAATCAGAAACGTTGAAGAGAACGACGGAACCGTTAGGGTTCTTCTCGACAGGACGATATTCTACCCCGAGGGCGGCGGCCAGCCCTCCGATAGGGGAAGTATAATCGGCGACGGTTTCAGGATAACCGTCGAGAGGGTCGAGGGAAAGGACGAGGTGTGGCACGAGGGAAGACTCGAGGGACGTCTCCCGGAGCCGGGTGAGAGGGTGAAACTGCTCCTTGACTGGGGATGGAGATACGAAAACATGCGCCAGCACACCGGTCAGCACATACTCTCCGCGGTTCTCAAGGACCTCTACGACGCCAACACCACCGGCTTCCAGATTTTTGAGACCCACAACAAGATAGAGATTGATTACCCCGGGGAGCTGACGTGGGAGATGGTTCTTGAGGCCGAGAAGCGGGCCAACGAAGTGGTGTGGAGGAACCTGCCGGTTGAGATCGAGGTCTATGACGAGCTTCCCGATAACCTGAGAAGGGAGCTGAGGAAGGAGCTTTCCGACAAGGTGAGACCCCCGATTAGGATAGTCTCCATTCCCGGCGTCGATGTCATACCCTGCGGCGGGACGCACGTGCGGAACACCGGCGAGGTGGGCCTCATCAAGGTCGGCAGGTTCTACCGCAAGAGCCGGAAGCTATGGAGGGTGGAGTTCGTCTGCGGGAACCGGGCGCTCGAGTACCTCGACGACCTCCTGGGCGACTACTGGCTGAGCCTCGACGAGATGCCCAACAAGAACCGCCCCCTCGTCGAGCGGGTGAGGGAGCTTAAGGCTGAGATGGAAAGGCTCGAGGGGGAGAAGGACGGCCTCAGGCGGGAACTCTGGAGGTGGAAGGCCAGGGCGCTCCTGGAGGGGGCCAGGGAAATCGGCGGGGTCAGGGTTGTCGCGTACGTTGAGGAGGCCCCGATGAAGGACGCCCAGTCCTTCGTGGTGTACCTGGTGGACAAGAACCCGAACACGGTGGCCCTCGTGGCCGGGGAGAACTACGTGGTCTTTGCCAAAAACGGGAACGTTGAGGGAATCTCGATGAAGGAACTGCTCAGGGAGGTTCTCTCCGAGACCGGTGGCGGTGGAGGTGGCAGTGAAGTGCTCGCCAGGGGCGGGGGCTTTTCCAGGCCGTCTGAGGAGGTTCTCGAACTGGCCCTCGAAAAGTTGAGGGGGAGGCTCTCCCCCTGATTTATCCCCTCGACAGGAACCTCTCCTCCAGCTCGCGGTTAATCAGGACGAAGGCGAGGGCGAAGACCACAAGGGCGAGGCCGATGGGCACTATCATCCACCAGGCCATGCTGTATATCGCGTTCTGGCTGAGCACCATTCCAAGCATCGTGCCCCAGTTGAACCCCGGCGCGACCCTGAAGAAGCCCAGTATCGATATCAGCGCGATGACCTTCGGAGCGAAGAGCGAGAGCTGGTAGATGGAGTACGGCCCGACTATCTTGAGCACGTGCCTCCGGAGTATCCACTTCCTGTCCGCTCCAAGGCTCTCGGCCGCGGCCACGTACTCCTTGTTCAGCTCGGTCCTGACAATCGCCCCCACGTTCCTGGCTATCTTCCCGAAGAGCAGGAAAGCCAGCGCGGGCACGAAGACCCACATCGGTATGTTTATCCTGGCGTTGAAGGACACGCTCCCGGTCAGGGGTATGAGGGCTATCATGAAGGGTATGACCGGGATTATCGTGGAGAGTTTGGATATGGAATCCACGGCCGCCCCTGCCTTCCCCCCGAGCGAGGCGGCCAAGCCTGTGAGGGTTCCCAGGGCCACCGCCACGACGGCAGTGAGGTAAACGAGCACCACCGTCTGCCGCGCGCCCCACAGGAACGCCGCCCCGACGTCCCTTCCGTAGGTGTCGGTTCCCAGGACACCGTAGGTGGCCCCCACAATCTTGACCGTCGAGTTGGCCGCCCCCTCGACGGTTATGGTGTAAACCCCGTGCTCCGGAACCACCTCACCGCTCCTGTTCACGAAGA contains:
- a CDS encoding ATP synthase subunit A, producing MGRIIRVTGPLVVADEMKGSKMYEVVRVGEMGLIGEIIRLEGDRAVIQVYEETAGIRPGEPVEGTGASLSVELGPGLLTAMYDGIQRPLEALRDLSGDFIARGLTAPALPRDKKWHFTPRVKVGDKVVGGDVLGVVPETSIIEHKILVPPWVEGEIVEIAEEGDYTVEEVIAKVKKPDGSIEELKMYHRWPVRVKRPYKNKLPPEVPLITGQRTIDTFFSQAKGGTAAIPGPFGSGKTVTQHQLAKWSDAQIVVYIGCGERGNEMTDVLEEFPKLKDPKTGKPLMERTVLIANTSNMPVAAREASIYTGITIAEYFRDQGYDVALMADSTSRWAEALREISGRLEEMPGEEGYPAYLASKIAEFYERAGRVVTLGSEERVGSVSVIGAVSPPGGDFSEPVVQNTLRVVKVFWALDADLARRRHFPAINWLRSYSLYVDSIKDWWHQNVDPEWKAMRDRAMELLQKEAELQEIVRIVGPDALPDREKAVLIVTRMIREDYLQQDAFDEVDTYCPPKKQVTMLRVILNFYDRTMEAVDRGVPVDEIAKLPVREKIGRMKYEPEIENVRALIDETNAQFEELFKRYGA
- a CDS encoding ATP synthase subunit B, producing the protein MPGMEYSTVSKIYGPLMIVQGVKGVAYGEVVEIETDRGEKRKGQVLEARQDMAIVQVFEGTRDLDVKTTRVRFTGETLKVPVSMDMLGRIFNGIGKPIDGGPEIIPEDRRDVHGAPLNPVARAYPRDFIQTGVSAIDGMNTLIRGQKLPIFSGSGLPHNMLAAQIARQAKVLGEEEQFAVVFAAMGITYEEANFFKKSFEETGAIERAVLFLNLADDPAIERIITPRMALTVAEYLAFDYDMQVLVILTDMTNYAEALREISAAREEVPGRRGYPGYMYTDLATIYERAGRVRGRKGSITQVPILTMPDDDITHPIPDLTGYITEGQIVLSRDLHRKGIYPPIDVLPSLSRLMKDGIGKGMTRDDHPQLSQQLYAAYAEGRSLRDLVAVVGEEALSETDRKYLKFAERFEKEFVAQRYDEDRSIEETLDLGWELLAELPESELKRVRKEYILKYHPKYRKREG
- a CDS encoding V-type ATP synthase subunit D, with amino-acid sequence MAELLNVKPTRMELLNLKRRIKLAKKGHKLLKDKQDALIMEFFTIYDEALQLREELGRKMDEAFRALQAAEIDVGMLRLKEISLSVEPNREVEIKRRNVMGVPVPLIEAESFRRGTNERGYAFVSSSAKVDLAAGKFEEVLDLAVRLAEVEETLKRLAREIEVTKRRVNALEYIIIPRMEATVKFIKQRLDEMERENFFRLKRVKALIEARNQAEGS
- a CDS encoding DHHA1 domain-containing protein encodes the protein MTEKLFYADAYRREAEAIIRNVEENDGTVRVLLDRTIFYPEGGGQPSDRGSIIGDGFRITVERVEGKDEVWHEGRLEGRLPEPGERVKLLLDWGWRYENMRQHTGQHILSAVLKDLYDANTTGFQIFETHNKIEIDYPGELTWEMVLEAEKRANEVVWRNLPVEIEVYDELPDNLRRELRKELSDKVRPPIRIVSIPGVDVIPCGGTHVRNTGEVGLIKVGRFYRKSRKLWRVEFVCGNRALEYLDDLLGDYWLSLDEMPNKNRPLVERVRELKAEMERLEGEKDGLRRELWRWKARALLEGAREIGGVRVVAYVEEAPMKDAQSFVVYLVDKNPNTVALVAGENYVVFAKNGNVEGISMKELLREVLSETGGGGGGSEVLARGGGFSRPSEEVLELALEKLRGRLSP
- a CDS encoding ABC transporter permease, which encodes MRINKLKLGLVIVLIYTLAAFMAPYFVNEEKIENWYNGLYWKDNPKLVPPAWVNLFGKSLPPTEELSPVESLPYLQVFEYDFRYSKPPQDIIVKFNRTEGRPVTVTVTTPSGESYQFYRGTADEVSLAYQWQVLMEIANDRGVEFRMEDTAFRMGLRPLFFVNRSGEVVPEHGVYTITVEGAANSTVKIVGATYGVLGTDTYGRDVGAAFLWGARQTVVLVYLTAVVAVALGTLTGLAASLGGKAGAAVDSISKLSTIIPVIPFMIALIPLTGSVSFNARINIPMWVFVPALAFLLFGKIARNVGAIVRTELNKEYVAAAESLGADRKWILRRHVLKIVGPYSIYQLSLFAPKVIALISILGFFRVAPGFNWGTMLGMVLSQNAIYSMAWWMIVPIGLALVVFALAFVLINRELEERFLSRG